From the Quercus lobata isolate SW786 chromosome 6, ValleyOak3.0 Primary Assembly, whole genome shotgun sequence genome, one window contains:
- the LOC115995492 gene encoding probable 3-ketoacyl-CoA synthase 21, translated as MAILTLRLIISSLPELIIWNTLHHFLMVVVAGLIVLYLKYKRKVPIYLLDFACYKPPNSYRLPKSMFLEAVFLNNMDPDSIAFQIKILEKSGFSEETCIPPSLARVPIRKSLPLAVEEVVTVIFSVVSDLFKKNSINPKAIDIVISNASMFCPTPSLSSMIINKFRMRSNVMSFHLSGMGCSAGIISVGLAKDLLRVHCNSLALIVSTESLHLNWYTGKNPPMLLTNCLFRMGGAAILLSSRKEDKSKAKYELQHLVRTNKAQDDVSHACVYQDVDSENKVGVSISKGILHVAGAALKANIAALGPLVLPFKEKLRYGCSIICHKMWPTRRTSIYIPDFKKAFEHFCIHAGGKAVIQAIEKNLHLRKQDVEPSKMTLYKFGNTSSSSIWYELAYIEAKGRMKRGDRVWQIAFGSGFKCNSAVWKCVYDSKFEIANAWSDISTYPVEAPDFVKISE; from the coding sequence ATGGCAATACTGACCCTAAGACTCATCATTTCTAGCCTCCCCGAGCTCATTATCTGGAACACCCTGCACCATTTTTTAATGGTAGTAGTTGCAGGACTAATTGTCCTATATcttaaatacaaaagaaaagtcCCCATTTATTTACTAGACTTTGCTTGCTACAAACCTCCCAACTCTTATAGGCTACCCAAGTCAATGTTCCTAGAGGCTGTCTTTCTTAATAACATGGATCCTGACAGCATTGCTTTCCAGAtcaaaatcttagaaaaatcAGGGTTCAGTGAGGAAACTTGCATTCCTCCTTCACTTGCTCGAGTAccaattagaaaatctcttccACTTGCCGTGGAAGAGGTTGTGACAGTTATCTTTTCTGTGGTCTCGGACTTGTTTAAGAAAAACAGTATCAACCCCAAAGCTATTGACATTGTAATCTCTAACGCTAGTATGTTTTGTCCTACACCATCTCTCAGCTCTATGATAATTAATAAGTTCAGAATGAGAAGCAATGTCATGAGCTTCCATCTCTCTGGCATGGGATGTAGTGCTGGAATCATATCTGTGGGGCTAGCTAAAGACTTGTTGAGAGTGCACTGTAACTCTTTGGCTCTAATTGTCAGCACAGAGAGCCTACACTTGAATTGGTACACTGGCAAAAACCCACCCATGTTGTTAACCAATTGTCTCTTTCGAATGGGAGGTGCAGCTATATTACTATCTAGCCGTAAAGAAGACAAGAGCAAGGCAAAGTATGAGCTACAACACCTTGTTCGAACAAACAAAGCACAAGATGATGTATCCCATGCTTGTGTCTATCAGGATGTGGACTCTGAGAACAAGGTTGGGGTATCTATATCAAAGGGTATACTACATGTGGCTGGAGCTGCATTGAAAGCAAATATTGCTGCACTAGGACCATTGGTTTTGCCATTCAAAGAGAAACTTAGATATGGGTGTTCCATAATATGCCACAAGATGTGGCCTACAAGGAGAACAAGCATTTACATACCTGATTTCAAGAAGGCTTTTGAGCATTTCTGTATACATGCAGGAGGGAAAGCTGTTATTCAAGCAATTGAAAAGAATCTACACCTGAGAAAACAAGATGTTGAGCCCTCGAAGATGACTCTTTATAAATTTGGAAatacttcatcttcttcaatttGGTATGAACTCGCTTACATAGAAGCAAAAGGGAGGATGAAAAGGGGGGATAGGGTCTGGCAAATTGCCTTTGGGAGTGGGTTTAAGTGTAATAGCGCAGTGTGGAAGTGTGTTTATGATTCAAAGTTTGAGATAGCCAATGCATGGAGTGATATCTCCACTTATCCAGTAGAAGCACctgattttgtaaaaattagtGAGTGA
- the LOC115994152 gene encoding phylloplanin-like, producing the protein MALKLVLFVTVMVAALELPIAKGTSPVFEVQPSFVPCSLGANVTATPPFPNAQVQLRCGAGNVVASTTTNASGVFSFSLDSTRVFLSAKAHLSNCNLVVITPLSTCSSTLPAVGVLESPIQFIGFSLLRGHIALIFRPLGFRYSSST; encoded by the exons ATGGCCTTGAAATTAGTTCTTTTTGTTACCGTAATGGTTGCTGCATTGGAACTTCCAATAGCTAAAGGCACTAGTCCTGTGTTTGAGGTCCAGCCGTCTTTTGTGCCATGCAGTTTAGGTGCGAATGTTACTGCCACCCCACCTTTCCCAA ATGCTCAAGTACAACTGCGGTGTGGAGCTGGAAATGTGGTTGCTAGTACAACAACCAATGCCAGTGGagtattttcattttccttggATTCTACACGAGTTTTTCTCTCAGCAAAAGCACACTTGAGTAATTGCAATCTAGTGGTTATAACACCCCTCTCCACCTGCAGCTCCACGCTTCCTGCTGTGGGAGTCTTGGAATCGCCCATACAGTTCATTGGATTCAGTCTTTTGAGGGGCCATATTGCTCTCATTTTTAGGCCACTTGGGTTCCGTTACAGTTCCTCAACTTAA